From a single Pelagicoccus sp. SDUM812003 genomic region:
- a CDS encoding OST-HTH/LOTUS domain-containing protein: protein KATADEDGWARLGPVGQHIQNQGSFDARNYGFSKLSDLFAAIDTFEVKKQKNGPGTILTVRLRNK from the coding sequence AAAGCGACCGCCGACGAAGACGGTTGGGCTCGCCTCGGCCCCGTCGGCCAGCACATCCAGAACCAAGGCTCCTTCGACGCCCGCAACTACGGATTCTCCAAGCTCAGCGACCTCTTCGCCGCCATCGACACCTTCGAAGTCAAGAAACAGAAGAACGGCCCCGGCACCATCCTCACCGTGCGCCTGCGAAACAAGTAG